A window of Megachile rotundata isolate GNS110a chromosome 11, iyMegRotu1, whole genome shotgun sequence genomic DNA:
ACCCGAAGGGAAGAGAAACCGGCGTTGCGAAATTACGCGACCAAAGTAAGTCCGGGAAAGTAGGTGAATCATAAATTTTAGGATAAGTCGTTTGTCGAGGTAGAAGAATCGTTAGAACGCGGAATTTACTTGAAACAGCGTCGAACGGAGGTAAGCGAAAATTGTCGCGCGAATGAAAGAAAGAGGCGGGAAATCGAGTTGCCCGAACGAATGTCGGTAATTCCAAGGCGGGTCGAACggtgaaataaagaaaatggaGACTCTCGCGAACCGAACGAACGAGCGGTTGTTATTTTTAGCAAGTTACACCGAGGGAGCACGTTACGCGGCTCTCTGCAGCTTCGTTTCCGGACAGAAGAGGATCTTCCTCGATCGCGTCTACCCGGTTGCGGCGCGAACTTCCGTCGAAGTAAAAGTCGTCGAAACTTTCGTagaattagcaaatttctacaGCATGCGATAGCGTTTTGCTCGTATATTTCCTAATCCTGTAAGCGTTTACAGCGGCGAAAGACGCGAAACGTTTCTTTACCCTGTTCACCAGGATACCCTTGTCGGCGAACGACAATAGCCCTGAAGGCGAGGTACATCATTACAGACCGTGACGAAACAAACCAACGTGTCTGGAGAACGTTTGACGTGTTCCCGATGAAGCCAGACATCGCAAAGAGGATCGTACAAAGCTCTCGTGAACGATTTCTCATTCATCTTCGGCCGAAGCTTCATAAATATTCTCTGTACTGGTTGGCCCGGTATATGTCGTGCGCGCGTGTATCCATCGTGCCGAGAGACTTGGACAAATGAACCCATGGTTCTCTCTTATTCGTGGCACGCATCGAACGATGCGAGAGAAACCACCCTCCGAAAGCTCACCCCTTTCGCGTCTCTACGCTTTTTCCAAATTTATTCGACGCGTCGCGCTCGATCGCTCAGAGAGTCGAGCTCTCGGTTTTAACCGCTTTCGCCCGATCCTCGTTCGTTCCGCCGCGACAGAGCCTCCTTTTCTCCTTTCGACTCTGTCAGGTCGCGGGTATTGGTGCTCGTTGAAAATTTTCCTGAAATCCTCGAAAATCTTGTATCGACTACGTTGTTATCGAATTCCGCTGAAAGTGCTCGTGTTTCACGGTGAATCATTTCGAGATAATATCGtgcgtaataaatataacatacaCGTGCGATGATAACAATGATCGAgaataaaaaattgccgtcTTTGAAGACCTTCGCAGACCTTCGAAGACCTTCGCAGACCGGTAGCGCGACACTCGATATCGATGCGTCCGCTGACattcgatattaataatgtattgCATATCGGAGTGGAATGAATCGGATCGAATAGACGAGGAAAGAACGCGGCTCTTGCGTTGCCTCGAACAAAGCGTCGCAATCCGATCTGTACATATTTCGAATTGCATCATCCCGTTGCCGTTCGACAAATTTTTCATGCTTCCTTTTACCTTTTATCGAGAGCCTTCAAACTCGGATAAATAATCTGCCGCTAAACTGCTTTTATCTAGGTACGTaccgaatcgaatcgaatcgaatcgaatcgaatcgagaaGAAGACTACGCAAATTCCGTAGCAACAGCATCTCGATAATCCGTTGAAACCTTAACCGATCGTAGGATTCACCGATGCCACTATGTACGGTCGAATGAAATTTTGATAGGGTCTCGCGAGTTTGTAAGGGCGACTCTTCGAACTATGTGCCTAGGGAATTAGTCGGAAGACGAAAAGCGAAAGAATAGTTGTAGAGATTAAAGAGAGAATTTCATGTTTCAACGGGCCATTGATAATTGGCTGGTCGGATAATCTGTTCGTGGCTGGCGTTACACGAGGATGGAAACGCTTTTGGGTCAAGAAGAACGGATTAAATTGAAGGACACTCATCGGCTAAATTTAGGCAAGCTGGAAGAAATCGAGCCTCCGTTTCTTCCGCTCGACGGTCATCAAGACCGTATTTTCTTCGATACGATTTACCCGAAAAATCTGACGTTTATTTTAACCGGATACGTAATAGAGAAAGCAGGACTCTATGTTACGACGGGAACAGTTTCGAACGACGAATAAAGACTCGAGGTGGAACAGCATCGCCTTAGAGAGCCTAAAAAGTAAGTGGAAAGAAAGGTAATTCACCTTCTAGTTTTGTTCCCTCGAGGGAAAAAGGGGGAAAAAGGGGGAAAAAGGGGGAGAAAGCGGCGAAGAATCTTCGGGGTCATAGAAAAGTTGCTACATTATAGGAAACTCGAAAGCGAAGGAGCTTCGCCGCTTTGCGCCAGCGGGTCACTACTCGTGATCGCGAACGTCGATCAAAATTTCATCGAATAAGTAATCGACCACTCAGAAATATACGTAGATGTTTCGAAATGTTAATATTCGAATTGgaaaattcgacaatttgaagttgctatatgtataatagtttTCACGCTGAAAGTTTACACAGAAATGTCGTAAACGATTCTCGTCACGATCTGCCCTCCTCGGTAAATCGATAGTAAACGTTCGATTTGGCCAGCAATCCGTTGGTAATTAAACAGCTGCTCGTATAGCTGATCCGAATGAACAGGTGTCGCGATCTTCTTTCGCGCCTGCAGAATCGATCGGTATGTCGCAAGCTACGCGTTCGCATTCCGATTCGGATGAAAATACCTAACCAGGATACATAGTTAATTATGGATTTGAAAGGTttcgtatttaaaaattctaaaatagatATACGTATTTCCGATCGAGCGAAAACTGTGTTACTCCCGATTGCATCTAGTAACCTAGTAGCGAGTGCATAGCGTATTCCGTAGATGCGACGGCCTTGAAACGTGCAATCAAATCAAGCATTCACAGTCGCGTTCGTTCTTTTTCTTCGATCTCCTTCGGTCTCCTCCGGTCGCCTCTGATCTCCCGATCGCGTTGCAACGGAATTAAGAGTGCTTCCAATCATACGGACTCGTACCACTCGCCAACTAGGAACGTTCTTTAGCCTCTGCAAACAAGCTGAACGGACTATGCTCGAAATCGAAATAGGGCTTCCCTTTATCGTTCTTATGAAAAAATGTAACttcgttaaatttctttttagaaAACTCTCCTCGGATAGCGTTGAATCGGTACCAGTTACAGCTTCTATACTACGACGTTCGTTAAAGCGCGAACGTCGAAGAAAGATTCGCGTTTACGAGAACGCGTCGTTTGAATACCATCTTGAAAATTACCGCGAAAACGTCTCTCGCGCGATCTTCTTTCAATTCGCTCGATCCTTCTGAAATTCTTTTACTTAATCGCGAACAGTCGTTTCTGTTATATGTACACCCTTTTACGTAACTGAACGCGTATACACGGTTCGCGACAAATTATACCAACAACTTCAATGAATTTCACGGTAATTGCTCATTTCGAAATTGATACATTTATATCGATGTTATACATTTCGAAAGTATTTCCTCCGATCGTTCGGGAAAAGACTCGAGAGTCAACTAATTTAGGCCGAATTCATATTTCCAACATCCCGCGAGTCGGCAGAGTCCGTTAATTCGATACGCGACGAGAGTTTGTACCCTGGTTGCGCGTGTCCAACTTCCGGAATGAAATTTCCCGCTAATTTCGAGAAGAATGCTAACACCGTCGTCTAAGTAAACTACGTAATTATTCCTTTCCATAGTTTtcttcttcgtctctctcttcgTCTCGCTATTCGTCTTTCTTCTTTCTCCCCTTGTTTACGTAGCTCCGTTGCTCTTCCATTAATGTTCATTAACATGCCCCGCGTAGTTTTAACTGGAACATCGATTTCAACGCGAGTCCACGAaagctttttctttcttttcctatCTGAATCGTTGATCCTGGTTGGACGGAGGAAACGCCAGCACTCGGCCGCAGAGATCGAAATATGCTCCTAACGCGGCCGACGAATCCTCTCCCAACTACCATCTACATTTGTTTTTTTCCACGGAATTTATTCTGATCTTTAATTTAGATCGGGCACGATTcgttgaataaaattaattccgATCGGTCCGAACGCGCGAGTTCGCTGCAGTCGGGGTCAAAGATCGTTCGACGTTAATCGGTCACCCTCTCGCGAAACGATATTTCGTATTTAGAGCGATACGCGAAGAAATATGACCGTTGCCGATACGTTTTAACAGGCTAATTCATTTATTGTCCGGGATTTTCCTATTAAATCAATCTACGAATAATAAGTCATCCTTTCCTGCCACGAGAACGATTTTTCCTCTCCAGGTCACCACGATTTTGGGAGCACCGTTGAAAGAACAACGGTAACGAGATCATAAAGAGAGGGATTTTTACGACAATAATTGAAGTAGTCCATGTCGATAACAGGCTCCCGGTACGAACGTAACGATCGACGAGCAACGTATAcgcaattataaaaataatatctacAACGATCGACGAGTGGGTCGAACAACACGGGCCGCTATCTCGTCGCTGAAATAAACTTAACGATTGCTCGTTATTTCGCGAACGCGATGTGTACCGAACGTTACACGAGGATCAACGCGAAAGACAATTTGTCTGAAGCGGATGCGAAAGAATGGAATTTCACGTTTCTCGATAAAACATCGCGGTACAAACATCGCGAGCGTTCGTGCTCGTTTGATTTAacctatgatcgatatagctgTAACAAAGAGTCGCGTCGATTCAACCGGAGAAATAACTAAGAAAATTTCTCTACCTTTCGTATCCTTAAAGTCGGCGAAACCGGTAAAAATGATCAGGAGAGGTAATACGTCGCGCATCTGTTCCAGGTGTAGAGAAATCCTTGAGAAGTTCGGCGATGAAGAATGGAACCCTCGTCGAGGCAGCCGTTGCGAAAGAACAAGCTCAGGAGTAACGGTGTTCCGGGAAGAAAAGTACACAGCTCCGTATATAATGGAGCGCGCGAACGAACAAAGAGAAAAGGCTGATCGGCGCGCGAAACGCGAGCCCACCGATCGCGTTGCACAATAAAGCAAAAGGCAATTATTCGGTCGCGCGTTGCCGGTGAATGGGAAAGCAACAAATGCACAAAGATTATTGCATTCGTCCGTAATGCGAGAGCGTTTTAATTACGCGCTTAAATACGCGGACAATCGTGCGGCGCGTGCCGCGCGTAACGATGGGACGTGAAAACCCTTTGAAACGTTTCGAAACGCTTCGAAACGCTTCGAAACGCTTCGAAACGCTTCGAAACGTGCGACGTAAGCAGCTAAGCGATTCGAACGGTGCCACCGAATATGCACAAGTTCTTGGCAGTCTTGACATACGCCGCGTGACTCGACGAGTTTCGAACGTTTTAACGCGGGCCCCTCGCGACACCTCCGTCGCCTAAATACGGATTAGCGACACCTGGGAAATCGTCAATGCTCAACCGGAATAtgttattttcataaattaccaACGGAAACACGAGGAAACGTGCCGTTAACTTGCGCCTCGCTCCTAAAGTCTCGAGAATCGCCGAGCGAACTAGCTAAGTAAATAACCACTCGTCTTACGACCCGCAACGAAAACGAACGTCCAACCCTTCGACTTTTCGCGTCCGATCCTGCTTCTGCGCGAACCTTTCGACAGACGACAACCTACggttttcaaagttttcaaactttcgcGGTACTCCCCGGATATCGATGATACTCGTTTAAACGTTATACGTATAACATATAATGGCAACTTCGAAAAGATCAAGGTCCATAGACGCGTAAAAGATCGTTGAAATATCGTCGGAACATCCGAGCTTTCCTTAGAAATCGATATTCGTATATCAACCTACCCCTTCGCCCTGCGTCGCAGCGTAAACGGTTTCGTCGAACCGTCGAAGAAAAAAACCAGCTCGGCATCGCTAACCACATAATACGTGAGCAtgcagttattttatttttcaaaaaaactTGTGCACGGTCAGAATCAGGGATAAACACTAACGAATGTTCGCCTCGCCGCTTACGGTGGACCGCCAATTGAATATTTAACGCTCGGAAGAGGATGCGCGAATTCGAAGAGCTGGAAGCTTTTAATTACACCGAcgaatattattttcattaaaagatTGTCCCGCTTTTTCTCGTTTTCCCCAAGAACAGCTCGAGAGAAGTGCTTTTTTATCGTGGACGATAAATTTTTATCGCCGTTGGTTATGTTTCGATTCTGTCAACGTAACAACCGTATTCACGAACGGACAAGTCGGGAAGCAACGGTTGTTAGAGATTAGAAGGGAAAAACTGTGACCAAGAGCATGCCATGCGAGCCGATTTATCAACGCTCACGAACGTAGATTAGCTTTCTTGCCGATAACCCGACCGTACTACCGAAAGAAAAGCAATTTAACTCGATCTTAATCCTTGATCTATGTCGTTGCGTACGCTAAGAAAAAAATCTCTTTGGACCGTTTCGCTCGTCTTAAATGGATCTTAAATATTTGCTTCGAGTAACCGACCTTTTCGCGATTCCGTAACTTCGTTCCGTACGGGAGcatgaacgaacgaacgaacgaacgaacgaacaaaGGAGAAACCGTCCAACGGTGAAGCTAATAATTACGCGTTGATAGATTTCGaaaacatatttcaaaattctaagcGTTCTTCGATCTAACATCGTTCTGTGTACGCGTCAAGATACTATTATCGCGTATCGATAATTTTATCGACATTTAACGATATATCGTTAAGGTAAATGGAAGCGATCGAGATCGAATGTAAACTAACCTAACGTTACATCATCGGATAATTACATCATTCGAATTTGTCGTATTAGATCGGTGCATCTTATCTTTTTTagcttttaaatataatttaacatcgttTCGAGTAAGATTAATTAAATTCGAATAATAGAATCATGTGCTATATTCTATACTTCGATATATTAAATTATCGATGTTTATTAATCCAACAGCTTTACTTACGTGTCGTAACTTTAACCAGTTCGAATTGGTCGCAAAACAAACGAACGGAGAAAGACGCGATCGATTTTTCGCGAGTCGCATTTTCTTTTGCGTCGAAACGTTCGTACGAAGTATCGCGTGGCATGTCGTCGATttttcgacgacgacgacgacgacgacgctgCGAGACGTAACGAGATACAAAGGTGTACTCGAGAAACAAAAGTCGACATTTTCACGGCTAGAACGCGTAGTGTGTTTACGAGGTTCGATTATGTGTTTCGAGTATGCAGCGAACGAGCTCTTCTACTCGAAACGAGAACGAGTCTTATGGTCGGTAAATCGAGCGAAAGAAACGCGACGCAAACGTTTCTACGTTTTACTTACCCATCTTCGCACTGTGCCATCCCCAATTCGAGTTCCGAGAGCGTCGCATGTTCATTTTTCTTCGATCAACTTTTTCTCCCTTCGATTCGATATTTTCTTTTCACGGACTTTTTCAAAATGTGTTTTTAAGCATCCTGTTTTTTCGAACGAACCTGCATGAATACAGTCACGTTGCACGCGCGTGTGAAAACACACCGTTCGGAAAACTGGTAAATAAACATCGCACAGCGTACGAACGGCCGAAAGGACGATCCTCGTATATCCTTGCGTGCAACGGGGAGTAGGTTTTACCGCGTCGTTATTACCATTCCGGCGTCCGTTTCCGAGAAACTGCTCTTCCAGAGTTCCTGCCCGAGCAGTTTTTACCGTTCCCACATGACTAACAGGTTGACCGTGAACGGCAACCGAAACTTTCCTCGATACACACTGCACTAAATATTGTTCGGCTGctttctctcgctctctctctctgtttctcccTCTCGATGCTGAACGGAACAATTAACCGTTACGAGAAGGGTAGATTACACAGGGGCAAGTAAAAAACTACGGCACATCGGAGGACTTGTTGCGATGCGATGCGATGCGCCGCGTTTTTTTCTCACTTGTGAAGACTGTTCGAAATCCTGTTTCCTCTCGTTCCCCCTCTCTAGCCGCTAAAATATTGTTCCGAACGAGTTTGCCCGTGATCCTTGAGAATCGAACGGCCGAAAGATGCAGCGATAGCGATCCGACCCCCGACACTTTCTTATGAATCCTCGCGTAAATAAATACGGTTAAGCGTtgcttctttttcttccttGTAATTCGCGTTGATATCGAAACATGTCGAACGTTGTTATTTGTTCGACGAAAATTAGCGAGAAATTGATCGAAAAATCGTGAACCAAAAGATCGAAGCGAGACCCGCGACGTTGCTCCGACGACGTCTCGCAGCGGACTGCGAAGCTGCTCGTCGAGCGCGAAGACCGATTTTAAAGCTGCAACCGTAGGTTGTCGAGCGGTATCTCGAGCAAGGCCGATTTTCCTGCCAGTTTTCTCCGTGATTGCAGCTGAAATTGAAGGCATACCCTACGACACGGATAAGAGCTGACAGGTAATTAACCTTCTAGGTGACGGTACAGTGCGGGACAAAAGGAACTGCCGCTGCTTAACGTTGTCACGAATCATCGGAAAGTGGTACTGTCGGTGAGTAATTTTTCAACACGGAAGATCGACGTCGATTGGTCGGAAGAGTCGTCAGGTAAACGTGCCGGAGATGAATAGTAGAATCGATAAATTCCAATTTCGAGACAACGGATTCGTTGCACTGTCCGGAGAAAACGTTTCGAGATACGTTCGATTAAAGTACCTGGCCTCTAACTACTCCTATCTCTACACAGATATCCTCACGCGTTCGTAATCGATTACGCGGCGCAATACCAATTATTTATAACGATATCCGCGTTATTCTGTATCTGTAACGATTGTTTGACCTTCGCTTAAAAGCGTTCTCGATCACGCGCAATGTACAATGTGCGACACGTTTACGGGCTTGTTTTAAAGACACTGCTGCATCGATATGTCAACGTACACGCTTATTACGAATGTTTCAAACGCTCAGTACCTAACATAAGTCACAAAAAATTACGATCATTTCACGCAATTACTATAAAAAAGcatacgtatacatattacgtgtatatatacatatatatgtacctCTATATACACCTTTATGTTTCTGGCTATATATTATTCGTTATCTCTATCTACGTATAGGGGCCgatcttatatttttttttaacaatccGAATCGTATCGACGTGAAAAcaaagaacaattaaaaataaaggaaatatatttttgtgcggggaaaagaaaaatttctttgCAAGTGGTAGATATTCCGTTCTTATGGACCGACTTTCAAGAACCGTAGTCGGTTAGTGTATCCGCGGAAACTCGATTACTTTacagttattaatttttcatttcaatacCGCGTTCTGTTTTCAGTATTTCACAAATGAAAATATACGAGACTCCTCGTATAATACTCGAAAGACAATCTCATTACAATAGCAATGTATAAAACTCTATGCGAAATAAACTTATGAAAAACTGATACTCCTACTGTAACAAGTGTTCCGGTCTGCTATTCTGTAAATGACAAATATCTATGGCTATTTGCTACAAAGTAAGGAACGTTATGAGAAATCAAACTAAAAAGTAGTACTTATCaatgtatttgaaatattatatatatttacatattgatTTTACTAAACGTAGGTAgaagtaaattttatttatcaggAATTCCTTCCAAACCCTGAAAAATATCAACCgtattaaatgtatttacttattaacaactaaaacattaaatatgatatTTATATACGATAATAAACAAAAATCAGTTACCCGTGGTTTTCTGTAATCACCAGTTAATGCTTCATCCCTTTCTGACATTATGGTAGTCCAATGCAGACTATGATCCCTTCTTATTGGCTGTCATGacaaaacatataaaaattattataagattcataattaataaataaaaacaaacataACTGTACAATTCAATTGCAAAATAACAGACGTTAAAACAACGCAGTCATTCAGTTACAAATGTAAATGACATTTATTATGCAAACACTTCTCCACAGAGGTTATGTCGAAGAGATTACTTACATTGCCATAAATCTTCTTTTCCACATAATATGGAATTATTTGCGGCACTGCAAAAACAGCTCCTAATATAGCTAATGTTGGAAGTACTTCATACCAcatttttgattaattattattaaattacgatCTTTACAACTGGAACATCTATTCACGATTACGTCATTCCAACTCAATCGATATATTAGGGATACGAATTCGACTTATCTACCGTTGATATCGATTTTATTATGACTTTACATTtcactaattttttaaaaaacagcAAAGTTCCATATAAAAAGGGAATAAAAAAAGATAATTACGTTTCATAGCCctctgtcaaattttcaaattaatttagttATTAACAAGACAATTTTCTCGTATACAGTcataaatgtatattatttgCGTACAAACAATTACAAGGTTAAACGTTTGAAACTTTATAATTTCTTCATGATATATATTCGATTTATCTCTTTCCTGGACGACTATAAAAATTCAATGtcatttcattcaaattttatcaGAAAAGAATTTGCGCATGGAGAGGCAATAGTACGAACGCCGGTTGAACTTCTTCAAAACTGTTTTTGGGCACGTGGTACGTATCATAAAATTCAGTGATTCTCAGTTtctttttagttttattttaaaactcaCATTCGTATGCTTTTATGCGTTTATAAAATATCGATTGGTATAAATTTCGGTTACCTTCCCCCTCATAATGACGTCGGATATGTTATCAGAAAAGTTCACGCGTAACTTGATACAAGGTACATATCtctcaaatgaataaatttgctccgtataattaattaaaattgttctatGACACGATCTcacttataattatatttgattactttattaaaaaaaaaaaaaaaaggaaaaaaagaaaaatggtaaGTGTTAGTAAACATTGGATTTATTCTTAACATTGGATGAacgttttgtaatttaaatgcaTAAAATTAGTGATATTAAAATacctttaaattgataaaatatgtattttttttctagtaACTTTAATTAGCTCAAAAGATTAAAAGTAAACCATAAATTTCTATTACAGGACAGCTTAAGAAGAAACTTCAGGCCACCGAAAATGCTATTAAAACTGTATTCTCTTTTCATTCTAATATTGGATCTTGTAACATTGCTAATTGGTATAGCGTTTGCTATTTTAGTTGCATTTTATAGAATGATTAGGCCTCCACCTTTGAAAAGTCTTCGCAGAGAAACTGCAATGGTAGTAAAATGTTAAGCCTTGTCAGCTGATAATTTGGTAGAATTACAAAGTATTTTCCTTTTGTTTTAGGTGGTTGGTGCAGGACGTGGAGTAGGGAGAGAATTAGCAATTCATTTATGTCAATTAGGGGTTAATGTTGCTTGTGTAGACATCAGTGTTGAAAACTGTTATGGTACCGTACAACAAGCATCTAGAGCTTTAGGAGTAGCTAAagcatatatttgtaatataacgGATAAAACCgaagtaagcataatatttgtaaaattgacaTGTACATACACAGTGTAATAGGTATCATTGATTTGATTGCAAATGAAATACAATAGGTAGCTCATACAGTGAATATTATTCAATCAGAGTTAGGTGAAATTACGATGCTTTTCCATTGCTGCAGTATACCTAGTCCTAGAGCGTTACTTCAGGATCCACCAGAAATAAGGCATACAATTGATTTGACAGTTATTAGTCACTTCTGGGTAAATATATATCACATATATATACATTGTAAat
This region includes:
- the LOC100877487 gene encoding 17-beta-hydroxysteroid dehydrogenase 13 isoform X1, translating into MDSLRRNFRPPKMLLKLYSLFILILDLVTLLIGIAFAILVAFYRMIRPPPLKSLRRETAMVVGAGRGVGRELAIHLCQLGVNVACVDISVENCYGTVQQASRALGVAKAYICNITDKTEVAHTVNIIQSELGEITMLFHCCSIPSPRALLQDPPEIRHTIDLTVISHFWLLDTVLPCMERAGKGHIVVLSSVAGLSGGATGRSRVPLSTAQFAVQGLAESLHTELRHSNSNIIITLVHVYPFIVGAEVAKDIRFRIPSYFGTMPAAEAAKQILDGVRRNYAEFSVPGYLLYLGHILRILPKKASFMLRDLLDTGVDFG
- the LOC100877487 gene encoding 17-beta-hydroxysteroid dehydrogenase 13 isoform X2, producing the protein MDSLRRNFRPPKMLLKLYSLFILILDLVTLLIGIAFAILVAFYRMIRPPPLKSLRRETAMVVGAGRGVGRELAIHLCQLGVNVACVDISVENCYGTVQQASRALGVAKAYICNITDKTEVAHTVNIIQSELGEITMLFHCCSIPSPRALLQDPPEIRHTIDLTVISHFWLLDTVLPCMERAGKGHIVVLSSVAGLSGGATGRSRVPLSTAQFAVQGLAESLHTELRHSNSNIIITLVHVYPFIVGAEVAKDIRFRIPSYFGTMPAAEAAKQILDGVRRNYAEFSVPGYLLYLGHILRCNSTSASYPF
- the LOC100877487 gene encoding 17-beta-hydroxysteroid dehydrogenase 13 isoform X3, whose translation is MLLKLYSLFILILDLVTLLIGIAFAILVAFYRMIRPPPLKSLRRETAMVVGAGRGVGRELAIHLCQLGVNVACVDISVENCYGTVQQASRALGVAKAYICNITDKTEVAHTVNIIQSELGEITMLFHCCSIPSPRALLQDPPEIRHTIDLTVISHFWLLDTVLPCMERAGKGHIVVLSSVAGLSGGATGRSRVPLSTAQFAVQGLAESLHTELRHSNSNIIITLVHVYPFIVGAEVAKDIRFRIPSYFGTMPAAEAAKQILDGVRRNYAEFSVPGYLLYLGHILRILPKKASFMLRDLLDTGVDFG